From one Melospiza melodia melodia isolate bMelMel2 chromosome 4, bMelMel2.pri, whole genome shotgun sequence genomic stretch:
- the BPIFC gene encoding BPI fold-containing family C protein produces the protein MLKICCPLLLLSLLSGLLSANPGVKVRITQKGLEYAREVGLEILTQNMEKEHFPDLTGHEKFGLGNVKYNISRIHVTAVELPSASISLLPGSGIKLVIGNASLTIDMNWNIRTWMFKDSGRGTVHISKVFVTAILSTPLDNAGPTSIALTSCQTTPGDVDIKLNGKTGFLYNFFIKYLKKPIHRSLVTNSCPNIRAGIQLIDGDLRSPNAVMQIDDLAEVDYSLSGLPAVFQTFIDLDLKGIVFPAGNHTDSPYMAASFTIPDQSDSMLYLAFSEYFFQSSSFAYYTAGAFNMTIAEETCSYFNINTEIFSSIIPEVAKYSITPYPVMLKLMSTEIPTISLQQDSFTAEIQGSVEVLAILPDSTTQSLFTLNIAANTSISLNIFDQKLMGLLCLNRIQFSLAHSSVGSFEVLLLENILSYIFQTAVIPSANAKLSKGFPLPNLANVTLTRPHITIVQGYVLISTDAHYKHYRRRETTC, from the exons ATGCTGAAGATTTGCTGTCCTCTCCTTCTCTTAAGTTTGCTCAGTGGGCTACTGAGTGCCAATCCTGGAGTCAAAGTGAGGATCACCCAGAAGGGCCTGGAGTATG CCAGGGAGGTTGGGCTGGAAATCTTGACGCAGAATATGGAGAAGGAGCATTTCCCCGATTTGACTGGCCATGAGAAATTTGGGCTTGGTAATGTCAAATACAACATCTCAAG GATACATGTTACTGCTGTAGAATTACCCAGTGCTTCCATCTCCCTCCTACCAGGGTCTGGGATAAAACTGGTGATTGGAAATGCTTCTCTAACCATTGATATGAACTGGAACATAAGGACCTGGATGTT CAAAGACAGTGGAAGAGGCACAGTGCACATTTCAAAAGTGTTTGTTACTGCAATCCTTTCAACACCCCTGGATAATGCAGGCCCTACATCAATAGCCCTCACCAGCTGCCAGACAACTCCTGGCGATGTAGATATCAAGCTGAATGGGAAAACTGG CTTCCTGTATAACTTCTTTATCAAGTATCTGAAGAAACCCATTCACAGGAGCTTGGTCACTAAT TCATGTCCCAATATCAGAGCTGGGATCCAGTTGATAGATGGAGACCTCCGATCACCGAATG CTGTAATGCAGATCGATGATTTGGCTGAAGTAGACTACTCCTTAAGTGGCTTGCCAGCAGTATTCCAAACATTCATTGACCTGGACTTAAAG GGCATAGTCTTCCCAGCTGGAAACCACACTGACTCTCCCTACATGGCAGCTTCCTTCACAATCCCAGACCAAAGTGACTCCATGCTGTACCTTGCCTTCTCTGAGTATTTCTTTCAGAGCTCCTCATTTGCTTACTACACCGCAGGGGCCTTCAACATGACCATTGCAGAGGAG ACTTGCAGCTATTTTAATATAAACACAGAGATATTTAGCAGTATCATCCCTGAG GTAGCTAAATATTCAATTACACCCTACCCAGTGATGTTGAAGCTAATGTCTACTGAAATCCCCACCATCAGCTTACAGCAGGATTCCTTCACAGCAGAAATTCAGGGCTCTGTGGAGGTGTTGGCCATTCTGCCAGACTCAACCACCCAGTCTCTGTTCACACTGAACATA GCAGCCAACACCAGCATTTCCCTGAATATATTTGATCAGAAATTGATGGGCTTGCTGTGTTTGAACAG GATCCAGTTCTCCCTAGCCCACTCCAGTGTTGGCTCTTTTGAG GTCTTGCTTCTGGAGAACATCCTATCTTACATTTTCCAGACTGCAGTAATTCCATCAGCTAATG CTAAACTGTCAAAAGGATTCCCTCTTCCCAATCTGGCCAATGTTACCTTGACAAGACCTCACATTACAATTGTACAG ggatatGTGTTGATTTCAACTGATGCCCACTACAAACACTACAGGAGAAGAGAGACCACATGTTAA
- the RTCB gene encoding RNA-splicing ligase RtcB homolog: MSRSYNDELQYLDKIDKNCWRIKKGFVPNMRVEGVFYVNDPLEKLMFEELRNACRGGGAGGFLPAMKQIGNVAALPGIVHRSIGLPDVHSGYGFAIGNMAAFDMSDPEAVVSPGGVGFDINCGVRLLRTNLDESDVQPVKEQLAQAMFDHIPVGVGSKGVIPMNAKDLEEALEMGVDWSLREGYAWAEDKEHCEEYGRMLQADPNKVSSRAKKRGLPQLGTLGAGNHYAEIQVVDEIYNEYAAKKMGIDHKGQVCVMIHSGSRGLGHQVATDALVAMEKAMKRDKIIVNDRQLACARIASAEGQDYLKGMAAAGNYAWVNRSSMTFLTRQAFAKVFNTTPDDLDMHVIYDVSHNIAKVEQHVVDGKERTLLVHRKGSTRAFPPHHPLIAVDYQLTGQPVLIGGTMGTCSYVLTGTEQGMTETFGTTCHGAGRALSRAKSRRNLDFQDVLDKLADMGIAIRVASPKLVMEEAPESYKNVTDVVNTCHEAGISKKAIKLRPIAVIKG, translated from the exons ATGAGCCGCAGCTACAACGATGAGCTGCAGTACCTGGACAAGATCGACAAGAACTGCTGGCGGATCAAGAAGGGCTTCGTGCCGAACATGCGT GTGGAAGGCGTTTTCTACGTGAACGACCCGCTGGAGAAGCTGATGTTCGAGGAGCTGCGCAATGCCTGCCGCGGCGGAG GTGCgggtggctttctgcctgctaTGAAACAGATTGGGAATGTGGCTGCATTGCCTGGCATTGTTCAC AGATCAATAGGCCTTCCAGATGTCCATTCTGGCTATGGATTTGCTATTGGCAACATGGCTGCCTTTGATATGAGTGATCCTGAAGCAGTGGTTTCACCAG GTGGTGTCGGCTTTGACATCAACTGTGGTGTCCGCTTGCTGCGGACAAATTTGGACGAAAGCGATGTGCAGCCTGTGAAAGAACAGCTCGCCCAGGCTATGTTTGACCACATTCCTGTTGGTGTTGGCTCCAAAGGTGTCATCCCCATGAATGCCAA GGATTTGGAAGAGGCACTGGAGATGGGTGTGGACTGGTCCCTCCGAGAGGGCTATGCCTGGGCAGAGGACAAGGAGCACTGTGAGGAATATGGAAGAATGCTACAGGCCGACCCCAACAAAGTCTCTTCAAGGGCAAAGAAAAGGGGCCTGCCTCAG CTGGGGACCCTGGGAGCTGGAAATCATTACGCCGAGATCCAGGTGGTGGATGAGATTTACAACGAATATGCTGCCAAGAAAATGGGCATTGACCACAAAGGGCAGGTGTGCGTGATGATCCACAGTGGAAGCAGAGGGCTGGGCCACCAGGTTGCCACAG ATGCACTGGTGGCTATGGAAAAAGCTATGAAACGGGACAAAATCATAGTGAACGATCGGCAGCTGGCGTGTGCCAGGATTGCCTCTGCAGAGGGACAGGATTACCTGAAGGGAATGGCAGCTGCTGGCAACTATGCCTGGGTTAACCGCTCTTCCATGACTTTCCTAACACGACAG GCTTTTGCCAAAGTGTTCAACACAACCCCAGATGACCTTGACATGCATGTTATCTATGATGTGTCTCACAACATTGCCAAAGTGGAACAGCATGTAGTGGATGGAAAGGAGCGGACTCTGCTGGTGCACAGAAAGGGATCAACCAGGGCCTTCCCCCCTCACCATCCTCTTATTGCTGTTGATTATCAA CTGACTGGACAGCCTGTTTTGATCGGTGGCACAATGGGCACCTGCAGCTATGTCCTCACTGGCACAGAGCAAGGCATGACTGAGACCTTTGGAACTACTTGCCATGGAGCT GGTCGTGCACTGTCTCGAGCCAAATCTCGACGTAACTTGGACTTCCAGGACGTACTGGACAAGCTGGCTGACATGGGCATCGCCATCCGTGTTGCTTCTCCCAAACTGGTCATGGAAGAA